The following are encoded in a window of Perca flavescens isolate YP-PL-M2 chromosome 24, PFLA_1.0, whole genome shotgun sequence genomic DNA:
- the LOC114550809 gene encoding multidrug resistance-associated protein 4-like, producing MTIKHVLDAGKIHAYDEPYTLLQDPDGIFYKMVQQTVKQEAAALLEAAKQVYNNRSHPSIANGVTADGNLVIFETAL from the exons GTTCTAGATGCAGGGAAAATTCATGCCTATGATGAGCCTTATACCCTGCTTCAAGATCCAGATGGCATCTTTTATAAAATGGTTCAGCAGACCGTCAAGCAGGAGGCAGCAGCTCTACTAGAGGCAGCTAAACAG GTTTACAACAACAGAAGCCATCCTAGCATAGCAAACGGAGTAACAGCAGACGGTAACTTGGTTATCTTTGAgacagctctgtga